Below is a genomic region from Spartinivicinus marinus.
TGGTTCTGGTTGTTGGTCTTATGTCGGTATGACGGGTAGGCAACAGCAGCTATCGTTAAGTTACCCTGGCTGTGTTTATCAAGGTATAATTGCCCATGAGTTTTTACATGCCTTAGGTTTTTATCATGAGCAATCTCGAGCCGATCGTGATAATTACGTTACGATTCATTGGAATAATATACAGTCAGGCATGGAGGGGAATTTTAGAAAAGCAGATACTGATTTAAAAGTAGGGCCTTATGATTATTATTCAGTCATGCATTATTCTGCTTATGCGTTTTCTAAAAACCGACGACCCACGATCACCCCTAAAGACCCCAATGTTCCAGCAGACAAACTGGGTAATCGTAGTGGGTTAAGCGATAAAGATGTTGCTGGCGTTAATTACTTGTATCCTGATGGCGATCCAGGGCCAGGACCAGGTAAAGACCCTAAAATTCAGTTGAAGTATAAGAAAGCTGAAATTAAAAAAGGTCAGACATATGATTTACCACTGGAAATCATTGATGATGATTATGACAAGCTATCTATTGTTACCAATTCAAATAATCAGGCTCTATTGCCAGACTCTAACCTTGAGTTGAAAAAAGGCTCGCAAAAAGGCAGTTATATTCTTCATATGAAGCCGTTAGTTACGGCTACAGGTACGGCAGTAGTTACTATTACTGTGTTTGACTTTGATGGTGGTGTTGCTGAAGCTAAGTTCACTCTAATAGTGAAGGATGATGGCAGTAGTAAATTATCAGTTAGTTTTAGTAAGGGCAGTGCAGAAATACCAAAAAGTCAAACCTACAGTGCTGGCTTTATAGTAAAAGGTGCTGAGCCAAGTGATCTCACTTTCGTACCCAACTCTGATAATCAAGCATTATTACCTGATGGTAATTTGACTATTAAGAAAACCCAAGTGCCAGGTAAATTCTTACTAGAGATGAAACCACTTAAAGATGCTGTGGGCAAAGCCAATGTAAAACTGTCTGTATTTAGTACTAGTGGTGGTACAGCAGAAGATAGCTTTACTCTAGTGGTGAAAGATGATGGTAGTCAGAAACCATATAAACTGCTGGTTTCTAAACTAGGCGCTTGTGTCACTGTCACTAAAAACCGCCTAGAGAATGCTCAATATGCTGTGAAGCCCCACTACTGCCAGGGTAAAGATAATCAGCTTTGGTATAAAGACGATACAGGTAGGATAATGCCTAAGTCTCATCCAAACCACTGCCTGCAGGCTTCTAAAGCAGCTAATGGTGGGATTAGTTTTGTAGCGCCCTGCAAGGATAGCAAATTAAACTCTTGGCAAGTTGATAAAGAAATCATCCGCAGTGCAGCTAACTCGGAACAAGTGTTGGACTTTTATGTCCGTCAGCTCAAAATAGGATTGTGGAAGTACCATGGTGGTAATAATCAGCGTTGGTTG
It encodes:
- a CDS encoding M12 family metallopeptidase: MHYLNLKHTAAVLLSASVLGSTGLYAEQTEHEINRHISAPVDFTYLNGTGERIYYQVIDGLAIYEGDIILGTHEEVQQYGVPSFEITPWTNVDDVGEDGEATNEFSAPTKNKRSLWPNAVLYYQIDSNYPSQGRSKIEAALKYVASKTNVKFVKRTNQSNYVKVINGSGCWSYVGMTGRQQQLSLSYPGCVYQGIIAHEFLHALGFYHEQSRADRDNYVTIHWNNIQSGMEGNFRKADTDLKVGPYDYYSVMHYSAYAFSKNRRPTITPKDPNVPADKLGNRSGLSDKDVAGVNYLYPDGDPGPGPGKDPKIQLKYKKAEIKKGQTYDLPLEIIDDDYDKLSIVTNSNNQALLPDSNLELKKGSQKGSYILHMKPLVTATGTAVVTITVFDFDGGVAEAKFTLIVKDDGSSKLSVSFSKGSAEIPKSQTYSAGFIVKGAEPSDLTFVPNSDNQALLPDGNLTIKKTQVPGKFLLEMKPLKDAVGKANVKLSVFSTSGGTAEDSFTLVVKDDGSQKPYKLLVSKLGACVTVTKNRLENAQYAVKPHYCQGKDNQLWYKDDTGRIMPKSHPNHCLQASKAANGGISFVAPCKDSKLNSWQVDKEIIRSAANSEQVLDFYVRQLKIGLWKYHGGNNQRWLWITKENLSELRLLLKVR